In the Sphingobium sp. Z007 genome, TTGCGACGTCGGCGAAGATGCCGCGCTCCAGGATATAATCCTGCCCGTCGAAATTCTTCACTTCCTTGCCCTCGGCCACCTGCGTGCCGACGCCGGTCTTGGTATAGAAGCCGGGGATGCCCGCCCCGCCTGCGCGGCAGCGTTCGGCCAGTGTCCCCTGCGGGCAGAACTCCACCTCCAATTCGCCCGCCAGATATTGCCGCTCGAACTCCTTATTCTCGCCGACATAGGAGGAGATCATCTTCCTGACCTGGCGCGTGCGCAGCAATTTGCCCAGCCCCTCGCCATCGATCCCGGCATTGTTGGACGCGATGGTCAGATCCTTGACCCCCGAATCGCGGATCGCATCGATCAACCGTTCGGGGATGCCGCACAGGCCAAAGCCGCCCGCACACAGATGCATCCCGTCGAACAGCAATCCTTCCAGCGCCGCAGCGGCATCGGGGTAGAGCTTCCTGGCCATAGCATTCCTCCTCCAACTTGACCACGCCCATAAGCACAAGCATCGGACCGGTCAATTTGCCGCGAATGCGGAAAGTGCCGTCAGATCAGCCCCGCCAGCGGGCTGGACGGGTCGGCATACATACGCCGGCCCATGCGCCCCGCGCGATAGGCCATGCGGCCGGCCTCGACCCCCGCCTTCATCGCGGCGGCCATCAGCACCGGATCTTTCGCCTCGGCAATGGCGGTGTTCATCAATACGCCGGTGCAGCCCAGCTCCATCGCCTGCGCCGCTTCCGACGCGGTGCCCACGCCCGCATCGACCAGCACGGGCAGCCTGGTGCCTTCCACGATCAGGCGGATCGTCACCCGGTTCTGGATGCCCAGGCCCGACCCGATCGGCGCGCCCAGCGGCATGATCGCCACCGCGCCGACATCCTCCAGCCGCTTGGCCGCGATCGGATCGTCCACGCAATAGACCATCGGCTTGAAGCCTTCCTTGGCCAATATCTCCGTCGCGCGCAGCGTTTCGACCATATCGGGATACAGCGTGCGCGCCTCGCCCAGCACTTCCAGCTTCACCAATTCCCAGCCGCCCGCCTCGCGCGCCAGGCGCAACGTGCGAATCGCATCCTCGCCGGTGAAACAGCCCGCCGTATTAGGCAGGTAAGTAATAACCTTGGGATCAATATAGTCGGTCAGCATCGGCGCCTTGGGGTCTGACACATTGACCCGGCGCACCGCCACCGTGACGATCTCCGCGCCCGATGCCGCCACCGCCGCCGCATTTTGTTCGAAGCTCTTATATTTGCCGGTGCCCACGATCAGGCGCGACCGGAACGTCTTGCCCGCCACGGTCCAGCTGTCGTCCGCTTGGCAAGATACATCCCCGCCACCCACAAAATGCACGATCTCCAGCTCGTCGCCATCCTCGACCATGACCTGCGCCAGGGTCGATCGCGGCACGACCTCCAGATTGCGCTCCACCGCCACCTTTTCGGGCACGAAGCCCAATTCGCTCGCCAACTGCGCAAGGGTCAGCCCATCGCGGATGCGGCGATGCTCGCCATTGATATGGATGGAGATGGTGCCGTCTGTGCTCATAATGGCTTTTCCGAACATGCGAAGATATCTCGACTAAGCGAGACACGAAGGGCTAAGGATCGTGCCGCATATAGGGGCGGCCTTGCCCCGGCCGCAACATGCAAGGGGGATCGCCATGGCCGACATGCGTAAAATCTATGTGCTGAACGGACCTAATCTGAACATGCTGGGCACGCGCGAGCCGGAAATTTACGGCTATGACACGCTGGACGACATCGCCGAGCGGATGGACGACGCCGCCACCCGCGCCCATGTGCAAATTGATTTTCGCCAGTCCAATCATGAAGGCCATCTGATCGATTGGTTGCAGGAAGCCCATGCAGAAGGCGCCCACGCCGTCCTCCTCAATCCGGGCGGCCTCACCCACACGTCGGTCGCCCTGCATGATGCGATCAAGGGCATCACCGTGCCGGTCATCGAAATCCATCTGTCGAACCCGCACAAGCGCGAAGCCTTCCGTCATAAAAGCTATGTCGGCATGGCGGCGAAGGGCACGATCGCGGGCTTTGGCCCCATGTCCTATATGCTGGCGCTGGAAGCTGCGCTGGAGCTGTAGGTGCGCGCATTTGGGCGCACAAAAGTTGCGCTTGAACGTAAATGCGCATAGGCGCGGGGCCAGAAACGACATTCACCGTTCGGGAACATCAAATGAACGACAAGCATGAAAAGGGCGCAATGCAGGTGGACGTACAGTTGGTGCGCGATCTCGCTGCGCTGCTCGACGACACCAACCTGACCGAGATCGAAGTCGAAGACGGCGACCGCAAGATCCGCGTCGCGCGCAAGGCCGCGGCCAACGCCGCGCCTGTCTATGCCGCCGCGCCTGCGCCTGCCGCCGCTGCGCCCGCCGCAGCGCCTGCACCGGTCGCTGCCGCCACCACCCCTGCCGAAGCGTCGCTGCCCGCCGGCACGCTGGTCAAATCACCGATCGTCGGCACCGCCTATCTGTCCGCCGAACCAGGCTCCGCCCCCTTCGCGCGCATCGGATCGCAGGTCGCTGCGGGCGAAACGATCCTGATCGTGGAAGCCATGAAGGTCATGAACGCGATCGCCGCGCCCGTCTCCGGCACGGTCAAGGCCGTGCTGGTCGATAATGGCCAGCCGGTCGAATATGACCAGCCGCTGATCGTCATTGAATAAGGCCGCGCGACCCATGGCCATCGAAAAGCTGCTGATCGCCAACCGGGGCGAAATCGCGCTGCGTATCCATCGCGCCTGCCACGAAATGGGCATCAAGACGGTGGCGGTCCATTCGACCGCCGACGCCGACGCCATGCATGTGCGGCTGGCCGACGAAGCGATCTGCATCGGGCCGCCCGCGGCCAAGGACAGCTATCTCAACGTCGCCGCGATCATCTCCGCCGCCGAAATCTCCGGCGCGGACGCGATCCATCCGGGCTATGGCTTCCTGTCGGAAAACGCCAAGTTCGCCGAAATCGTCGAAGCGCATGGCATCGCCTTCGTGGGGCCGAAGCCCGAACATATCCGCACCATGGGCGACAAGATCGAGGCAAAGCGCACTGCTGGCGCGCTCGGCCTGCCGCTCGTCCCCGGCTCCGACGGCGCGATCAGCGACCTGGACGAAGCCAAGGCGATCGCGGAAAAGGCCGGCTATCCGGTTATCATCAAGGCCGCGTCCGGCGGCGGCGGTCGCGGCATGAAGGTCTGCACCTCGCCCGACGATCTGGAAACGCTGATGCAGCAGGCCGGCTCGGAGGCGAAGGCCGCGTTCGGCGACGCGACCGTCTATCTCGAAAAATATCTCGGCAATCCGCGCCATATCGAAATCCAGGTGTTCGGCGACGGCAACGGCAACGCCATCCATCTGGGCGAACGCGACTGTTCGCTCCAGCGCCGCCACCAGAAGGTGCTGGAGGAAGCCCCCTCCCCGATCCTGAGCCAGGCCGATCGCGACCGCATCGGCGGCGTCTGCGCAAAAGCAATGGCCGACATGGCCTATCGCGGCGCGGGCACGATCGAATTTCTGTGGGAAGACGGTGAATTCTATTTCATCGAAATGAACACCCGGCTTCAGGTGGAACATCCCGTGACGGAGATGATAACCGGCGTCGACCTGGTGCGCGAACAGATCCGCATCGCCGAAGGCAAGCCGCTCTCGGTCACGCAGGACGAACTGCGCTTCACCGGCCACGCGATCGAATGTCGCATCAACGCCGAAGATCCCAAGACCTTCGCGCCCTCGCCGGGCACCGTCACCAGCTATCATGTGCCGGGCGGCATGCATGTCCGCGTCGATAGCGGCCTGTATCAGGGCTATAAGGTGCCGCCCTATTACGACTCCATGATCGGCAAGCTGATCGTCTATGGCCGCACCCGCGAAGGCGCGATCATGCGCCTGCGCCGCGCGCTGGAGGAATATGTGATCGAAGGGATGAAGACGACGATTCCCTTGCATCAGGCGCTGCTGCGCGACCCCGATTTCCTCGACGGCAATTACACAATCAAGTGGCTGGAGGAATGGTTGGCGCGGGAGGGCGACGCGTGAAGGCCACCATCTGGCATAATCCCAAATGCGGCACGTCGCGCAAGACGCTGGCGATCCTCGAAGAAACGCCGGGCGTCGATGTCACAGTGATCGAGTATCTCAAGATGCCCTATACCCGCGACAAGCTGGCGCAGTTGATCGCCGACGCCGGGCTGACCCCGGCCGACGCGATCCGCACCATGGGCACCGATGCGGAAGAGCGCGGTCTGCCCGCCATGGACGCCGACGCGATCCTGGACGAAATGGTCGCTAATCCCGCTTATGTGAATCGCCCGTTTGTCGAGACCGAAAAGGGTGTCCGCTTCTGCCGTCCGCAGGATAAGGTATTGGAAATACTGTAGTTATTATCAGGGATATCGTTTCTTTAGCGAAACCATCTACCTTTGCGAAAATGCCGTACTACTGTCCAACTCCTTGTCTCACAGTGCCGCGTCACGGGCGCGTAACAAAGCCATGATCTGAGCGCTTGCTTTGATGGCGGGAAGCCGTAGCTTCTCGTTCCATGGCAAAGGAACCGACATTGGCGACCATCGCCGTCTATAGTCTGAAGGGCGGCGTGGGTAAGACCACCTTCGCGATCAACCTGGCCTGGGCGTCCGCCTCCATCTCCAAGCGGCGCACCCTGCTGTGGGATCTGGACCCCCAGGCCGCATCCAGCTGGCTGCTCTCCACTGACACGGAAAGCCGCGACGCCGCGCAGGCGATTTTCAGCAAGGATGTGGACGTCCGCAAGCTGATCCAGCCCTCGACCGTGCCGGGGTTGGACCTGATCGCCGCCGACACCTCGCTGCGCAGCCTGGATCATCTTTTCCGGGAGATGGACAAGAAGAAGCGGCTGGCCAAGCTGATCGAAAGCCTGGGCCGCGACTATGACCGCATCATCCTCGACTGTCCGCCCGGCCTTACCGAAACCAGCGAGCAGGTGCTGCGCGCCGCCGACCTGATCGTTATCCCGGTCATCCCCTCCCCCCTGTCGCAGCGGGCGATGGGCGAGGTCGCCCGCTATCTGGTTCAGCGCGGGGGCAATCATGCGCCGATCCTGCCGGTCTATTCGATGGTCGATCGCCGCCGCAGCCTGCACCGTGCGGCGCTGGACAGCCAGCCGGATTGGCCCGCCATCCCGATGGCCAGCGCGATCGAGCAGATGACGGTGCGCCGCAAGCCGCTCGGCGCCTTCGCCCCGGCGTCGCAGCCCGCACAGGCCTTCGCGTCGCTCTGGACGATGGTCGAGCGGCAGTTGTTGCAGCGCGGCTAGCGCACGCTCAGCCTATGGCGACCTGCTGGGGTCTGGGAAATAGGCGGGCGGCGTCCTGGGGCAGCATCGGTCGGCCAAAATAATAGCCCTGCACCTTTTTGCAGCCCAGCCTTCGGACCATCTCCAATTCGGCTTCGGTTTCCACGCCTTCGGCCGTGGTGCTCATGCCCAGGCTGTCGGCCAGCGTCACCACCGCCCGGATGATGGCCAGGCTTTCAGCGGTATTCTGCGACGCCCCGACCACGAAGCTGCGGTCGATCTTGATCGTGTTGAACCGCGTCCGGCTGAGATAGCCGAGCGAGCTGTAGCCGGTGCCGAAATCATCGAGCGATAATTGGATGCCCAGGCTCAACAACTGGTCCAGCACCTTCAAGGCGCCCGCATCCTCGTTCATGAACACGCTCTCGGTGACTTCCAACTCCAGCCGTCGCGCGTCCAGCCCGCTCTGGGCCAGCGCAGACACAAGCGCGGCGACGAAGCTGGGATGGGTCAGTTGTTCGGCCGACACATTGACCGCGATTCGGATATGCTCCGGCCAGGTCATCGCCTCCATGCAGGCAGTGCGCAGCACCCACTCGCCGATCGGCGCGATCAGCCGCGCTTCCTCCGCCACCGGCACGAACTTCACCGGGGATATCGCGCCCAGTTGCGGATGCGTCCAACGCACCAGCGCCTCGAACCCCAGCACCACGCCCTGTTCGGCGTCGACGACCGGCTGATACAGGACATGCAGCTGGTCCTTTTCCAACGCCTCGCGCAGCGCCAGTTCCAACTGCCGCCGTTCTTCCGCCTGGGCGTGCAACTGCGGCTCATAGGCGCAATGGACGCCGCCGCCTTCATCCTTGGCGCGATAGAGGGCTAGGTCCGCGCTGCGGATCAACGCTTCTGAATCGCGGCCGTCCATTGGCGACAATGCCGATCCCACCGATGCGCCGACATAGAG is a window encoding:
- a CDS encoding arsenate reductase family protein, which translates into the protein MKATIWHNPKCGTSRKTLAILEETPGVDVTVIEYLKMPYTRDKLAQLIADAGLTPADAIRTMGTDAEERGLPAMDADAILDEMVANPAYVNRPFVETEKGVRFCRPQDKVLEIL
- a CDS encoding CoA transferase subunit A — encoded protein: MARKLYPDAAAALEGLLFDGMHLCAGGFGLCGIPERLIDAIRDSGVKDLTIASNNAGIDGEGLGKLLRTRQVRKMISSYVGENKEFERQYLAGELEVEFCPQGTLAERCRAGGAGIPGFYTKTGVGTQVAEGKEVKNFDGQDYILERGIFADVAIIKGWKADESGNLIFRKTARNFNQPMATAAKICIAEVEEVVPTGSLDPDAIHLPGIYVKRMIVGAPYDKKIEFRTVRTREAA
- the aroQ gene encoding type II 3-dehydroquinate dehydratase, translating into MADMRKIYVLNGPNLNMLGTREPEIYGYDTLDDIAERMDDAATRAHVQIDFRQSNHEGHLIDWLQEAHAEGAHAVLLNPGGLTHTSVALHDAIKGITVPVIEIHLSNPHKREAFRHKSYVGMAAKGTIAGFGPMSYMLALEAALEL
- the accC gene encoding acetyl-CoA carboxylase biotin carboxylase subunit, which translates into the protein MAIEKLLIANRGEIALRIHRACHEMGIKTVAVHSTADADAMHVRLADEAICIGPPAAKDSYLNVAAIISAAEISGADAIHPGYGFLSENAKFAEIVEAHGIAFVGPKPEHIRTMGDKIEAKRTAGALGLPLVPGSDGAISDLDEAKAIAEKAGYPVIIKAASGGGGRGMKVCTSPDDLETLMQQAGSEAKAAFGDATVYLEKYLGNPRHIEIQVFGDGNGNAIHLGERDCSLQRRHQKVLEEAPSPILSQADRDRIGGVCAKAMADMAYRGAGTIEFLWEDGEFYFIEMNTRLQVEHPVTEMITGVDLVREQIRIAEGKPLSVTQDELRFTGHAIECRINAEDPKTFAPSPGTVTSYHVPGGMHVRVDSGLYQGYKVPPYYDSMIGKLIVYGRTREGAIMRLRRALEEYVIEGMKTTIPLHQALLRDPDFLDGNYTIKWLEEWLAREGDA
- the accB gene encoding acetyl-CoA carboxylase biotin carboxyl carrier protein, yielding MNDKHEKGAMQVDVQLVRDLAALLDDTNLTEIEVEDGDRKIRVARKAAANAAPVYAAAPAPAAAAPAAAPAPVAAATTPAEASLPAGTLVKSPIVGTAYLSAEPGSAPFARIGSQVAAGETILIVEAMKVMNAIAAPVSGTVKAVLVDNGQPVEYDQPLIVIE
- a CDS encoding ParA family protein yields the protein MAKEPTLATIAVYSLKGGVGKTTFAINLAWASASISKRRTLLWDLDPQAASSWLLSTDTESRDAAQAIFSKDVDVRKLIQPSTVPGLDLIAADTSLRSLDHLFREMDKKKRLAKLIESLGRDYDRIILDCPPGLTETSEQVLRAADLIVIPVIPSPLSQRAMGEVARYLVQRGGNHAPILPVYSMVDRRRSLHRAALDSQPDWPAIPMASAIEQMTVRRKPLGAFAPASQPAQAFASLWTMVERQLLQRG
- the thiS gene encoding sulfur carrier protein ThiS is translated as MSTDGTISIHINGEHRRIRDGLTLAQLASELGFVPEKVAVERNLEVVPRSTLAQVMVEDGDELEIVHFVGGGDVSCQADDSWTVAGKTFRSRLIVGTGKYKSFEQNAAAVAASGAEIVTVAVRRVNVSDPKAPMLTDYIDPKVITYLPNTAGCFTGEDAIRTLRLAREAGGWELVKLEVLGEARTLYPDMVETLRATEILAKEGFKPMVYCVDDPIAAKRLEDVGAVAIMPLGAPIGSGLGIQNRVTIRLIVEGTRLPVLVDAGVGTASEAAQAMELGCTGVLMNTAIAEAKDPVLMAAAMKAGVEAGRMAYRAGRMGRRMYADPSSPLAGLI